A region of Thermodesulfobacteriota bacterium DNA encodes the following proteins:
- a CDS encoding ROK family protein produces the protein MAGKIAVGIDIGGTNMRSALVDENGDIMERRSIPSGAGKGIDYVMTNLAKLIGENITGENVAGVGIGIPGIIDSERGILTQAPNISNVDDYPIRDVLIEKMGSGIPVFIENDANCAAVGEWWVGAGSSVDSLVIITLGTGVGGGIILKGELWSGADGMAGEIGHITIFPNGARCNCGNFGCLESYASASAIRRMVKEGLSDNKLKTILRKKSRGVSGEKLPEIVMEAAVEGDKFALWIWDEVGKALGIGIANVVNLLNVEMVVIGGGLSNAWELFIDRSMTEARKRGLRAPMRRVEVKRTALGDDAGIIGAAYLALKHLISV, from the coding sequence ATGGCGGGTAAGATTGCGGTAGGCATAGACATCGGCGGTACGAACATGAGGAGCGCTCTGGTAGATGAGAACGGGGATATTATGGAACGCCGAAGCATCCCCTCCGGGGCGGGTAAGGGGATTGATTATGTTATGACAAATCTGGCTAAGCTAATAGGAGAGAATATAACCGGTGAAAATGTAGCCGGGGTAGGGATCGGCATTCCGGGAATAATCGATTCAGAAAGGGGTATCTTGACCCAGGCTCCCAACATCTCCAACGTGGACGATTATCCGATTAGAGATGTACTCATTGAAAAGATGGGCAGCGGCATCCCGGTGTTCATAGAGAACGATGCTAACTGCGCTGCGGTCGGCGAATGGTGGGTAGGTGCAGGCAGTAGCGTAGATTCTCTCGTAATCATCACACTGGGAACCGGGGTAGGCGGGGGCATAATACTTAAGGGGGAGCTATGGTCGGGAGCAGACGGGATGGCCGGGGAAATCGGGCATATCACTATTTTCCCTAATGGTGCAAGATGTAACTGCGGAAATTTTGGATGCCTGGAGAGCTATGCTTCAGCTAGCGCAATAAGACGCATGGTAAAAGAGGGCTTGAGCGATAATAAGCTCAAGACTATCTTAAGAAAAAAATCTAGAGGGGTATCCGGGGAGAAGCTTCCTGAAATCGTGATGGAGGCGGCCGTAGAAGGCGATAAGTTTGCCCTGTGGATATGGGATGAGGTGGGGAAAGCGTTGGGAATCGGGATTGCAAACGTGGTAAATCTCCTCAATGTGGAGATGGTAGTTATAGGGGGCGGGCTTTCTAATGCCTGGGAGTTGTTCATAGATAGGTCTATGACCGAGGCCAGGAAAAGGGGGCTCCGTGCGCCAATGAGGCGAGTGGAGGTCAAACGGACAGCTCTCGGGGATGACGCTGGCATAATTGGCGCAGCGTACTTAGCTTTAAAGCATTTGATTTCTGTATAA
- a CDS encoding methyltransferase domain-containing protein: protein MELEAELREDETLDGPYGLKVIQKKGYYRYSQDSLLLADFAGIRKNDEIIDLGTGCGIITLILAKRGLGNRIVGVEIQKELVEVSRRNIRLNGFEEKIEIVEGDIRSIGSLFPPNCFDYVITNPPYIETRTGFIKAGSHRTVARHEVLCNMGDVLEVMRYLLKSLRCGACIYPAARFAELVTEAKRRRLEPGRIQFVYPGPREKAELVMVEFIKEGNPRLEVLPPLVG, encoded by the coding sequence ATGGAGCTAGAAGCAGAACTAAGAGAAGACGAAACGTTGGACGGCCCATACGGCCTTAAGGTCATACAGAAGAAGGGCTACTACCGGTATTCGCAGGATTCTCTACTCCTCGCGGATTTTGCCGGAATAAGGAAAAACGATGAAATAATAGACCTGGGAACCGGTTGTGGAATCATAACCCTGATACTGGCCAAAAGGGGATTAGGCAATAGAATCGTCGGCGTCGAAATACAAAAAGAGCTGGTAGAGGTTTCGAGGAGGAACATACGGTTAAACGGCTTTGAAGAAAAAATAGAAATCGTAGAGGGCGATATAAGAAGCATCGGCTCTCTTTTCCCACCAAATTGCTTTGATTACGTTATAACCAACCCCCCCTATATTGAAACGAGAACCGGCTTTATAAAGGCTGGCTCGCATAGGACTGTCGCCCGGCATGAGGTTCTTTGCAATATGGGTGATGTCCTCGAGGTGATGAGATACCTGCTCAAGTCGCTCCGGTGCGGGGCGTGCATCTACCCAGCGGCGCGGTTTGCCGAGCTGGTCACAGAGGCCAAAAGAAGAAGACTGGAGCCCGGCCGGATACAGTTTGTTTATCCCGGTCCTCGGGAGAAAGCGGAGCTGGTAATGGTCGAATTTATAAAGGAAGGAAATCCACGACTGGAAGTCCTGCCACCCTTGGTGGGTTGA
- a CDS encoding LuxR C-terminal-related transcriptional regulator, protein MSSGKIPRMVLASGSRLLTQGMRKIIESGTSLEVAAEVFNSREVKRSLDTMRPEFLFLDNRTPNLDINKLLDFMSKKGLETKVILFGDEHSPASSLSNVICINKETDSSELIRIINSTDKIALTKTAIDHNGEKHNITRMERRVAELIEEGLTNREISYRLSIREKTVKAHITSIFKKLGFRSRYQLMVMNGRQLRRIAR, encoded by the coding sequence ATGAGTTCCGGCAAAATTCCACGAATGGTGCTGGCCTCAGGTTCAAGGCTATTAACACAAGGAATGCGCAAAATCATCGAGAGCGGAACCAGTCTGGAAGTGGCAGCCGAGGTTTTCAACTCCCGGGAAGTTAAAAGAAGTCTAGACACAATGAGGCCTGAGTTTCTTTTTCTCGACAACAGGACGCCTAATTTGGACATTAATAAGCTACTAGATTTTATGAGCAAAAAAGGTCTCGAGACCAAGGTTATTCTATTTGGCGATGAACATTCGCCGGCATCTAGCCTCTCTAATGTGATATGCATAAACAAGGAAACGGATTCCTCGGAGCTAATAAGGATAATAAATAGCACCGACAAAATTGCGCTAACCAAGACAGCTATCGACCACAACGGAGAAAAACACAATATCACCAGGATGGAAAGGAGAGTGGCAGAGTTGATCGAGGAAGGTTTAACCAATAGAGAAATATCTTATAGACTCTCGATAAGAGAAAAAACGGTAAAAGCCCACATCACCAGCATATTCAAGAAATTAGGTTTTCGTAGTCGATACCAGCTTATGGTGATGAACGGAAGGCAATTGAGACGCATTGCCCGGTGA
- a CDS encoding GIY-YIG nuclease family protein — MEKAWVRILRCSDGSYYTGKSQNLEQGIAQHKDGTFGEYTSKRLPVELVFAECFPTYEQAIRAERQIKGCSRAKKEALIRGDFDL, encoded by the coding sequence ATGGAAAAGGCTTGGGTTCGCATACTCAGATGTTCTGACGGAAGTTATTACACGGGCAAGTCACAGAACCTTGAGCAAGGAATTGCTCAACATAAGGACGGCACATTTGGCGAGTATACCTCAAAACGCCTTCCGGTCGAATTAGTCTTTGCAGAATGCTTTCCGACCTATGAACAAGCGATCCGGGCCGAAAGACAGATTAAAGGTTGTTCCCGAGCTAAGAAAGAAGCCCTTATTAGAGGGGATTTCGATTTGTGA
- a CDS encoding phosphatase PAP2 family protein, translating into MELDKELNPYTLFPGFGWVEGLARLVSALTSPPILAIAGVVIATQTVAKSTAWAWAAFILLLSVILPLLYVSWLLRAGKVKSFHLDVREERKRPLLFLLFNIVLVWAVLIIAGASNVFLMIATAGLVLGALMYLVTLYWKISGHCAAAGGLTALTCMLFGQEAMVLSIIIPIVAWSRLRLRSHTLSQTVAGAILGDVIFALTFYMVK; encoded by the coding sequence ATGGAGTTAGATAAGGAGCTTAACCCCTATACTTTATTCCCGGGTTTCGGATGGGTGGAAGGACTGGCGAGATTGGTATCCGCTTTAACCAGTCCTCCCATCCTAGCCATAGCCGGAGTCGTCATAGCTACCCAGACTGTAGCAAAGAGCACGGCATGGGCCTGGGCGGCATTTATTCTGCTGCTCTCGGTAATACTGCCTCTTCTTTACGTGTCATGGCTACTGCGTGCCGGCAAAGTCAAGAGCTTCCATCTGGATGTTCGAGAGGAACGGAAAAGACCCCTACTCTTTCTTCTATTCAACATAGTCTTGGTATGGGCTGTTTTAATTATCGCTGGGGCGTCGAATGTGTTTTTGATGATAGCTACTGCCGGATTGGTGCTGGGCGCTTTGATGTATCTTGTCACCCTTTACTGGAAGATTAGCGGGCATTGTGCTGCTGCGGGGGGTCTTACTGCACTTACCTGCATGTTATTTGGTCAAGAAGCCATGGTCCTATCTATTATCATTCCGATTGTAGCCTGGTCTCGCCTACGACTTCGCTCGCATACCCTGTCTCAGACCGTGGCTGGCGCTATCTTAGGCGATGTCATATTTGCCTTGACCTTCTACATGGTTAAATAG
- a CDS encoding glycosyltransferase: protein MRLLLVTDAWFPQVNGVVFTWNNIINIIKKDHQVLVLHPYIEGAQKLFTIYYDIPFVKNSSNLAREYFEKFNPDKIHIATEGSLGLAVRQYCLNKGISYNTSYHTRLDEYGWIYYRIPRFVTKLYIRWFHKYSRKVLVTTKSLAKKLGLRNSTVWARGVNTELFNCDVDRKKGAFQKTIICVGRVSKDKNLDDFCKIPGYRKILVGDGPYLKTLKLKYPDVFFTGHVPHDRLKLWYNEADLFVFPSKFDTFGLVILEAMACGLPVVAYDVPSPKDIIQDGVTGILGDNLEENIAKAFDNLEYLSSNALKYAQSQSWNSIAEQFLRHLNE from the coding sequence ATGAGATTACTCCTGGTCACCGATGCATGGTTTCCTCAGGTTAACGGTGTAGTATTCACCTGGAATAACATAATTAACATCATAAAAAAGGATCATCAAGTTCTGGTGCTTCATCCATACATAGAAGGCGCTCAAAAACTTTTCACGATTTATTATGACATTCCCTTTGTCAAAAATTCATCCAACCTGGCCCGGGAATATTTCGAGAAGTTTAATCCGGACAAGATTCATATTGCCACGGAAGGAAGCTTGGGTTTGGCCGTGAGACAATACTGTCTCAATAAAGGGATAAGCTACAACACTTCCTATCATACCCGCCTTGATGAGTATGGATGGATATACTACAGAATACCCCGGTTTGTGACGAAGCTTTACATAAGATGGTTTCATAAATACAGTCGCAAGGTATTGGTCACCACGAAGAGCCTGGCAAAAAAACTGGGGCTAAGGAACAGCACCGTTTGGGCGAGGGGAGTTAATACCGAATTATTCAACTGCGATGTCGATAGAAAAAAAGGGGCATTTCAAAAAACTATTATTTGTGTCGGTCGAGTAAGCAAGGATAAGAATTTGGATGATTTTTGCAAGATACCCGGTTACCGCAAAATACTGGTAGGAGATGGGCCGTACCTGAAAACCCTGAAGTTAAAATATCCGGACGTCTTCTTCACCGGCCATGTCCCGCACGACAGGTTAAAGCTCTGGTACAATGAGGCAGACCTTTTTGTTTTTCCCAGCAAATTTGATACCTTTGGTTTGGTTATCTTGGAAGCAATGGCTTGCGGGCTGCCGGTAGTGGCTTACGATGTTCCGAGCCCTAAGGACATTATACAGGATGGAGTTACCGGTATCTTGGGAGATAATCTGGAGGAGAATATAGCCAAAGCTTTCGACAATCTTGAATACCTTTCATCGAACGCTCTGAAATACGCCCAGTCTCAAAGCTGGAATTCTATAGCCGAGCAGTTTCTAAGGCACTTGAATGAATAG
- a CDS encoding glycosyltransferase, giving the protein MPIKLDDITIVLPTRNESHNILAFLNSIPHSIMLIVIDASEDSTPDLITSHRPEKTSVMKHPGSVTEARQLGAEVAKTPWLLFTDADVVFAAEYFDRLARYDDFDLVYGPKLSTGKFTLYYEWFTAGQRLLHSMGIPAASGSNMLIRRQALSALDGFDLRLNCNEDSELAWRAKWSGLRIAFAKDLVVYARDHRRLKQGLIRKTLHSLTRCALLYTDLMPGKWRTHDWGYWSQYPKQNTWGNQSKDGVR; this is encoded by the coding sequence ATGCCGATAAAACTGGATGACATCACCATAGTCTTACCGACGCGAAACGAGTCACATAATATTCTAGCCTTTCTCAATTCGATTCCCCATTCCATAATGCTGATAGTTATAGATGCGAGCGAGGATTCCACACCGGATTTGATAACCTCACATAGGCCAGAAAAAACATCGGTGATGAAACATCCGGGGTCGGTTACCGAGGCTAGACAGCTTGGTGCCGAAGTTGCAAAAACTCCCTGGCTCCTCTTCACCGACGCCGACGTTGTTTTCGCTGCTGAATATTTCGACCGTCTAGCAAGATATGATGATTTTGACCTGGTATATGGACCGAAGCTTTCCACCGGCAAATTCACTCTTTACTATGAGTGGTTCACGGCAGGCCAGCGTTTGCTTCATTCAATGGGTATTCCTGCCGCTTCCGGCTCGAACATGCTGATAAGACGTCAGGCCCTATCTGCATTGGACGGGTTTGACCTGAGGCTTAACTGCAATGAGGACTCCGAACTGGCCTGGAGGGCCAAGTGGAGCGGCCTACGTATCGCTTTCGCCAAGGATCTCGTTGTCTATGCTCGGGATCATCGTCGTCTGAAGCAAGGCCTTATCCGCAAAACTTTACATTCTTTGACCAGATGCGCTTTGCTGTATACGGACCTCATGCCGGGAAAATGGAGAACGCATGACTGGGGATACTGGTCGCAATACCCTAAACAAAATACCTGGGGCAACCAATCAAAAGATGGAGTTAGATAA
- a CDS encoding cation diffusion facilitator family transporter: protein MSSSGLVFIITLFYFFIELIGGLYYNSLALVTDAAFMAINLVGQLIAIYAKRLSQRPPDKNKTFGYERAKVISGLFNGILVGFMLFYVLTDAYRRITHPEVLDFDKVLIIALVGLLVNGYGVFKLYEHSKDISVRGAFLFILNDALGSVGVIASCLVIKFTGLYVADAVASIVIGLLVAYPTYYLLKDSIHILMEGIPTGVDVEKVERFIYENFDHAKKVKELHLWALVPEKTIMAVKIRTDGRFYDREKIRSFKTVLKEKFGIYDVYVEVYEED from the coding sequence TTGAGCAGTTCAGGCCTTGTTTTTATAATCACCCTTTTCTATTTCTTTATAGAGCTGATAGGCGGGCTTTACTACAACAGCCTGGCCCTGGTTACCGATGCCGCCTTTATGGCCATCAACCTGGTAGGCCAGTTGATCGCCATATACGCTAAAAGACTAAGCCAGAGGCCTCCAGATAAGAACAAAACGTTCGGTTATGAGCGGGCTAAGGTTATTTCCGGCCTATTCAACGGAATCCTGGTCGGGTTCATGTTGTTTTATGTCCTGACCGATGCGTATCGTAGAATCACCCATCCAGAGGTTTTAGATTTCGATAAGGTTCTTATTATTGCATTAGTTGGACTCTTGGTAAACGGGTACGGGGTATTCAAGCTCTACGAACATTCGAAGGATATCAGCGTAAGGGGAGCTTTCTTATTCATCCTGAACGATGCACTGGGCTCGGTCGGAGTAATCGCATCTTGTCTCGTAATCAAGTTCACCGGTTTATACGTGGCAGATGCCGTAGCCAGCATTGTAATAGGGCTTCTGGTAGCATACCCTACCTATTATTTGCTGAAGGACAGCATTCATATATTGATGGAGGGCATTCCCACCGGCGTGGATGTGGAAAAGGTGGAGAGGTTTATATATGAAAACTTTGACCATGCCAAAAAGGTAAAGGAGTTACACCTTTGGGCGCTCGTCCCGGAGAAAACCATAATGGCGGTCAAGATAAGGACAGACGGGAGGTTTTATGACCGGGAGAAAATAAGGTCGTTCAAGACAGTTTTAAAGGAGAAATTCGGCATCTATGATGTATATGTCGAGGTTTATGAGGAGGATTAA
- a CDS encoding response regulator: MADRGGLSIDEDLRILIFKGSATDVELIGRELQKLSVRFSTKIADTKEAFLKNLEEFKPGLILSDYSPPYVEGMSVLSIAKVNCPDTPFIFVAESLAEETAIDTLRNGATDYVPKDKLSRLAPAVARALGEAKEKKRSKELQERLDSERERLSVILRGISDGVVLIDSNKRIVLTNPAGEEYLKLLANVGLGDVILDLAGQPIESILESPSDGQSYHELILEKPNQRVFEISARSIKSEFGADGAVILIRDVTVERIKRQRIERKERLSAVAQLAAGIAHNFNNTLTVIIGFSELLQRDPSLNDKARSHLEYIIQQGHRASQFVRQILDFTRQSVSEWQPLDLSLLLREVSKQWTRTLPGHIRVIYDSSPGKYWVLGDASKMHQVLNNLVQNAVDAMPLGGELRVELGRLFLRPEMTKPFPEMQPGQWVVLSLSDTGTGIAPEHITRIFEPFFSTKEVGKGAGLGLAQVHGIIRQHEGVIDVISSVGKGTTFRIYLPAMEAKDIDQLKSPVYGADKLIRGDGEKILLVEDEKMVLETTKTMLEDLGYQVLTAIDGRRALKLYELARDEIALVITDMIMPEMDGAALFIALKEINPNIRVLVSTGYPQGEKTSALLAMGVLDCVEKPTDFVELSRVIGRALGKI; this comes from the coding sequence ATGGCCGACCGGGGTGGGTTGTCAATTGATGAAGACCTCCGGATTCTCATATTCAAGGGCAGCGCAACAGATGTTGAACTTATTGGACGGGAGCTGCAAAAATTAAGCGTAAGGTTCTCCACAAAGATAGCGGATACTAAAGAAGCCTTCCTCAAGAACCTAGAAGAATTCAAACCCGGTCTCATCCTCTCGGATTATTCGCCTCCGTATGTAGAGGGTATGTCAGTATTATCAATAGCTAAAGTAAATTGCCCAGATACGCCATTTATTTTCGTTGCCGAGTCGCTGGCGGAGGAGACGGCTATCGACACCTTAAGAAACGGCGCCACCGATTATGTGCCCAAGGATAAACTGTCCCGGCTGGCCCCGGCGGTGGCCCGGGCATTAGGCGAGGCCAAGGAGAAAAAAAGGAGCAAGGAACTCCAGGAAAGACTCGATTCTGAGCGAGAAAGGCTTTCGGTTATTTTGAGGGGTATCAGCGACGGAGTCGTTCTGATAGATAGTAATAAACGGATAGTGCTGACAAACCCTGCCGGAGAGGAATACCTGAAGCTATTGGCCAACGTGGGGTTAGGAGATGTCATCCTAGACCTGGCCGGACAACCTATCGAGAGTATCCTGGAATCGCCTTCTGACGGCCAGTCATATCACGAATTAATATTGGAGAAGCCAAACCAGCGGGTATTCGAAATATCGGCCCGAAGCATAAAATCAGAATTCGGAGCTGACGGTGCAGTAATACTGATTAGGGATGTTACCGTGGAAAGGATAAAGAGACAGCGCATAGAGAGGAAGGAGCGTCTGTCGGCAGTAGCACAGCTCGCCGCCGGTATCGCCCATAATTTTAACAACACCTTAACTGTCATAATCGGCTTCTCCGAGCTTTTGCAAAGGGACCCTTCCCTCAACGATAAGGCCCGGAGCCACCTGGAGTACATCATACAGCAGGGGCATCGTGCCAGCCAATTCGTCCGTCAAATCCTGGACTTCACCCGTCAATCCGTGTCCGAATGGCAGCCTCTTGACCTTTCACTTCTTCTGAGAGAGGTCTCAAAACAATGGACCCGGACCCTGCCCGGACACATAAGGGTCATATACGATTCCTCTCCCGGTAAATATTGGGTCTTAGGCGATGCCTCTAAGATGCACCAGGTTTTGAATAACCTGGTGCAGAACGCCGTCGATGCTATGCCTCTGGGGGGTGAGCTACGAGTCGAGCTTGGCCGTTTGTTCCTTAGGCCGGAAATGACCAAGCCGTTTCCGGAGATGCAACCGGGCCAGTGGGTCGTTCTTTCGCTATCAGACACCGGCACGGGCATTGCGCCTGAGCATATAACCCGTATTTTCGAGCCTTTTTTCTCCACCAAGGAAGTAGGCAAGGGAGCCGGACTGGGCCTGGCGCAGGTTCACGGAATAATCCGGCAGCACGAGGGGGTTATCGATGTTATCAGCAGTGTGGGAAAAGGAACGACATTCCGCATATACCTTCCGGCTATGGAGGCAAAAGATATAGATCAATTAAAATCGCCGGTGTATGGCGCAGATAAGCTAATCAGGGGTGATGGAGAGAAAATACTACTGGTGGAGGATGAAAAAATGGTCCTGGAGACCACCAAAACCATGCTCGAAGACCTAGGGTATCAGGTTTTAACAGCTATAGACGGGCGCCGGGCATTAAAACTCTATGAGCTAGCCAGGGACGAAATCGCTTTGGTCATCACCGATATGATCATGCCGGAAATGGACGGCGCCGCATTGTTTATCGCACTTAAGGAGATAAACCCGAACATCCGGGTGCTGGTATCGACCGGTTATCCCCAGGGGGAAAAGACCAGTGCGCTTTTAGCCATGGGGGTTTTAGACTGTGTAGAAAAGCCTACCGATTTCGTAGAGCTATCCCGGGTGATCGGCCGAGCTCTTGGGAAGATATAA
- a CDS encoding integration host factor subunit alpha, giving the protein MTKKELADVIHTRIGLSKRESAEIVEFFFEIAKEKLTNGEGIKIPRFGTFRVQRRKSRKGRNPATGMTIEISERKAVVFKPSRFLRDAINKEPLHE; this is encoded by the coding sequence ATGACAAAAAAAGAGCTTGCGGATGTAATCCATACCAGGATCGGGCTATCAAAGAGAGAATCCGCAGAGATCGTAGAATTCTTCTTTGAGATTGCCAAGGAAAAACTCACCAACGGGGAGGGTATAAAGATACCCCGCTTCGGCACTTTCCGTGTTCAAAGAAGGAAGTCGAGGAAGGGAAGAAACCCGGCTACCGGAATGACCATAGAAATATCAGAGAGAAAAGCGGTAGTATTCAAACCGAGCAGATTCCTCCGCGATGCCATTAATAAAGAACCGCTTCATGAATGA
- a CDS encoding DUF502 domain-containing protein yields the protein MKGFTGSLRRSLLAGLLVTVPFGLTLYILFILGKWIIELVSAAPAKVLIGPLSELPPPLFQAVTFAIGIIGTILIVLVVGAVTRNFVGRKLLDIGEGLISKIPFARTIYKATKQIIEAVFGDGLKGIKRVVMFEYPRKGIFSIGFVTGVSKYTESGKRLLGIFLPTAFNPTGGFYLLIPEDEVKELPISVEDAFRIIVSGGLSSEQLEDFRTSKENDKKI from the coding sequence ATGAAAGGATTTACTGGTTCACTTAGGCGCAGTTTACTCGCCGGACTTCTCGTCACCGTTCCCTTCGGGCTCACGCTATACATATTGTTTATATTGGGTAAATGGATAATCGAATTGGTAAGTGCGGCCCCGGCTAAGGTTTTGATCGGCCCTCTTTCCGAGCTTCCTCCACCCTTATTTCAAGCCGTCACTTTCGCCATAGGAATTATCGGAACAATACTCATAGTTCTCGTAGTAGGCGCAGTAACCAGAAATTTTGTGGGGCGAAAGCTACTCGATATTGGAGAAGGACTTATCTCCAAAATTCCTTTTGCTAGGACCATATACAAAGCCACAAAGCAGATAATCGAGGCGGTTTTCGGCGACGGGCTAAAGGGGATTAAGCGCGTGGTAATGTTCGAATATCCAAGAAAAGGGATATTCTCGATAGGATTTGTTACCGGCGTTTCAAAGTACACGGAGTCCGGGAAAAGGCTATTAGGTATATTTCTTCCTACCGCCTTCAACCCGACAGGGGGTTTTTACCTACTAATTCCTGAGGATGAGGTTAAAGAGCTTCCCATAAGCGTTGAAGACGCGTTCAGAATAATAGTATCGGGAGGACTCTCCTCTGAGCAGCTTGAGGATTTTAGGACAAGTAAGGAAAACGATAAAAAAATTTAA
- the tilS gene encoding tRNA lysidine(34) synthetase TilS, producing the protein MLTPGDTVVVGVSGGADSLALLYALRELKEYRLKLIVSHLNHGIRPKEGKRDALFVEGIAKKLDLPFETREVSTPEFKKRSKLSLEEAARTLRYEFLREVLAKHDAQKIATAHTLDDQAETVLMRFIKGSGPLGLSGIPPVSQGQIIRPLIEVPRSEVERYLQGKKVKWVDDSSNREKIFLRNRIRHDLIPVLQKYNPRIKETLAKTANIFRTEEDFIRSRAGNWLEYVFQHRDEDELLGTLSRYKAIPEALRPTFLRIAIEQIKGSLRQVSFTHVASADELLFSESSSGEIVLPGGIVVAKGYDSFLITRKSRLEPEFSYRIASPGKWSFPNAELEIDIVEAESWGEDPYIQFFDRDSVEFPIEIRNFHPGDRFVPLGMKTRKKIKDLFIDEKIPRFLRSRIPIFLSKGQIMWVGGLRMDERFKVRKKKAVRISLIKPRWK; encoded by the coding sequence ATGCTCACTCCCGGTGATACGGTCGTAGTGGGGGTCTCGGGCGGAGCAGATTCATTGGCTCTGCTATACGCACTCAGGGAGCTTAAAGAATACAGATTAAAGCTGATTGTTTCCCACCTGAACCATGGCATTAGACCTAAAGAAGGCAAAAGGGATGCACTATTCGTAGAGGGAATAGCAAAGAAGCTCGACCTCCCCTTCGAAACTCGGGAAGTAAGCACCCCTGAATTCAAGAAAAGGTCGAAGCTCTCCCTGGAAGAGGCCGCCAGGACATTGAGATATGAATTCTTAAGAGAGGTCTTGGCAAAGCACGACGCCCAAAAAATAGCCACAGCCCACACGCTTGATGACCAAGCTGAAACCGTACTCATGCGCTTTATCAAGGGGAGCGGCCCCTTAGGGCTTTCGGGCATACCGCCGGTGTCTCAAGGCCAGATAATCAGGCCGTTAATCGAAGTACCCCGGTCGGAAGTGGAAAGATACCTGCAGGGGAAAAAGGTGAAGTGGGTCGATGATTCCTCAAATAGGGAGAAAATCTTCCTCAGAAACAGGATAAGACATGATTTGATCCCGGTACTCCAGAAATACAATCCCCGGATAAAAGAGACACTGGCCAAGACGGCTAATATCTTCAGGACCGAGGAGGACTTCATAAGAAGTAGGGCGGGAAACTGGCTTGAGTATGTGTTCCAGCACCGGGATGAAGACGAGCTTCTTGGGACACTCTCCCGCTACAAGGCCATTCCCGAAGCGCTAAGGCCGACCTTTCTGAGGATAGCGATAGAGCAAATAAAAGGTAGCTTAAGACAGGTCTCTTTTACACACGTAGCCTCGGCTGACGAACTCCTCTTCTCCGAATCGTCGTCGGGTGAAATTGTACTCCCCGGTGGAATCGTGGTGGCAAAAGGATATGACTCATTCTTAATTACCCGAAAATCCAGGCTCGAACCCGAATTCTCATACCGGATAGCTTCCCCGGGAAAGTGGAGCTTCCCTAATGCCGAGCTTGAAATCGACATCGTGGAAGCAGAATCTTGGGGTGAAGACCCGTATATTCAGTTCTTCGACAGAGACTCGGTTGAATTTCCTATAGAGATAAGAAACTTCCATCCGGGGGACAGGTTTGTCCCACTGGGCATGAAAACAAGAAAAAAGATAAAGGACCTTTTTATCGACGAAAAGATACCCAGGTTCCTGAGAAGCAGGATTCCCATATTTCTCAGCAAGGGACAAATTATGTGGGTCGGGGGGTTGAGGATGGACGAGAGATTCAAGGTGAGGAAGAAGAAGGCGGTAAGAATCAGCCTGATCAAGCCAAGATGGAAATAA